The Halomicronema hongdechloris C2206 genome includes a window with the following:
- a CDS encoding ABC transporter ATP-binding protein, whose protein sequence is MAQPSFSLTPSQDCGQEKPLLELQGISKSFGPNKVLNQVSLTVNYGEAVAIIGPSGTGKSTILRIIAGLLHRDAGDIYIKGQKRLGLIEDAQDPVGIGMVFQQAALFDSLTVEENVGFLLYQHSNLSPDEIRRLVDEVLDMVGLPGIADQYPAQLSGGMRKRVSFARAIMSNPNNPADHPELLLYDEPTAGLDPVASTVIEDLIRGIHRHRGCGSYIIVTHQDSTIRRTADRVIFLHRGKICWSGPVQDIDTTDNPYVRQFFSGRVEGPIQLAT, encoded by the coding sequence ATGGCGCAACCGTCATTTTCCCTGACCCCGTCCCAAGACTGCGGGCAAGAGAAGCCCCTTCTAGAGCTGCAAGGTATTTCTAAAAGCTTTGGGCCGAATAAGGTACTGAACCAGGTTAGCCTGACGGTGAACTATGGTGAAGCGGTTGCTATCATCGGGCCATCTGGCACTGGTAAGTCGACCATTTTGCGGATCATTGCTGGATTATTGCATAGAGATGCCGGAGACATATACATCAAGGGCCAGAAACGACTGGGGCTGATCGAAGATGCCCAAGATCCCGTTGGTATTGGCATGGTGTTTCAGCAGGCAGCTCTCTTTGACTCCCTGACGGTGGAGGAAAATGTTGGCTTCTTACTCTACCAACACTCGAATCTAAGCCCCGATGAGATTCGACGATTGGTGGATGAGGTCTTAGACATGGTAGGGCTGCCTGGAATCGCCGATCAGTATCCGGCCCAGTTGTCAGGTGGTATGCGTAAGCGGGTGAGTTTTGCTAGGGCGATTATGTCTAATCCCAATAACCCAGCGGATCATCCAGAGTTACTCCTTTACGATGAGCCTACTGCTGGGCTGGATCCGGTTGCTTCGACGGTGATCGAAGATTTGATTCGCGGGATTCACCGTCACCGAGGCTGTGGCTCTTATATCATCGTGACTCACCAGGACAGTACAATTCGACGAACGGCGGATCGGGTAATTTTTCTGCATCGGGGTAAAATCTGCTGGAGTGGTCCGGTGCAGGACATCGATACCACGGATAACCCCTATGTCCGCCAATTTTTCAGCGGTAGGGTGGAGGGACCAATTCAACTCGCCACTTGA
- a CDS encoding MlaD family protein, with amino-acid sequence MRPQAVRQGSVGLLLLLGIGILVGLVLWLRGINPANRNYQFTVIFENTLGMQPGTAVRYRGVTVGRVLEIQPTANRIEVAVEITRADLRIPNDVRIEANQSGFIGETTVDITPVAQLTEDELAMMPRSRDCNSEVIICQGDRLPGQIGVSYEALLRSTEELTRVLTDPELRLSLKATLDNTAALTEKMIGFTDELTVLTETLGSELGPLAASARQATESTSVAAKQVELTATEANRLLTSNRTNISTTLVNINRSSERLLAILETLQPAVQGGDLLQNLETLSANAASASADLQEITAAFNTPANLLMLQQTLESARDVFQSAQKIMADVDELTGDPTFRNNVRDLINGLSGLVSTTETLEREVQLAHLLTPAEGQSMAALTLMATPLTQPISEADQQNQPSMVITYRGQPYRLTRSHRQPQRSTKPSSQ; translated from the coding sequence ATGCGGCCACAGGCGGTGCGACAGGGATCGGTGGGGTTGTTACTCTTGCTTGGGATTGGAATATTGGTGGGATTAGTGCTGTGGTTACGGGGCATTAATCCGGCCAACCGCAACTATCAATTCACCGTCATTTTTGAGAATACTCTGGGGATGCAACCTGGCACCGCGGTTCGCTATCGGGGGGTAACGGTGGGTCGGGTCTTGGAGATTCAGCCGACGGCCAATCGCATTGAGGTGGCGGTGGAGATCACTCGAGCTGATTTGCGTATTCCCAATGATGTTCGGATTGAGGCTAATCAGTCGGGATTTATCGGCGAAACCACTGTGGACATTACCCCTGTGGCTCAGTTGACTGAGGATGAATTGGCCATGATGCCCCGCAGTCGTGATTGCAATAGCGAGGTGATTATTTGCCAGGGAGATCGGTTGCCAGGGCAGATTGGCGTGAGTTATGAGGCGCTATTGCGCTCCACTGAGGAGTTGACCCGAGTATTAACGGATCCAGAACTGCGGTTGAGTCTCAAGGCAACTCTGGATAATACCGCTGCCCTGACCGAGAAAATGATTGGATTCACCGATGAGTTGACGGTATTGACAGAAACCTTGGGCTCAGAGTTGGGTCCCCTAGCCGCTTCGGCCCGCCAAGCCACGGAGTCTACCAGTGTGGCAGCCAAGCAGGTTGAACTGACAGCGACGGAGGCGAACCGCCTGCTGACTAGCAATCGCACCAATATCAGTACCACTCTGGTGAATATTAATCGGAGCAGTGAGCGCTTGCTGGCGATTTTGGAAACCCTGCAGCCAGCTGTGCAGGGGGGAGACTTGTTGCAGAATCTGGAAACGCTCTCGGCCAACGCGGCATCGGCATCGGCTGATTTGCAGGAGATTACGGCGGCGTTTAATACCCCGGCCAACTTGCTGATGCTGCAGCAGACCCTGGAATCGGCCCGGGATGTGTTTCAGAGTGCTCAGAAAATTATGGCGGATGTGGATGAACTGACTGGGGATCCTACTTTTCGTAATAATGTCCGGGACTTGATCAATGGGCTGAGTGGCTTGGTTTCGACCACAGAAACCTTGGAACGAGAGGTACAGTTGGCTCACCTCCTGACTCCAGCCGAGGGCCAGTCTATGGCTGCCTTGACCTTGATGGCAACGCCCTTAACCCAGCCCATCTCCGAGGCAGATCAGCAGAATCAGCCGTCGATGGTGATTACCTACCGAGGGCAGCCCTATCGCTTGACGCGATCGCATCGACAGCCACAACGGTCCACCAAGCCATCTTCCCAGTAG
- a CDS encoding DUF4058 family protein, with the protein MPSPCPGMNPYLEHPDRWSTVHNRLIVALADALTPQLLPKYQVDIEKRVYEIIGANSLLVGRPDVSVQRPRRPAPEQPGNVIVSQPAGEPVKVIVPMSEEVREAYLEVKEVATQAVITAIEILSPSNKQGEGRQKYEQKRQQVLSSRTHLVEIDLLRGGNPLPTLGMDVPSHYRILVSRADQRPMADLYAFDLPDPIPVFTLPLQAEDEEPTVSLQALLTDIYGRSGYDYFIDYTTEPLPPLSQEFATWMDGLLREKGLRSA; encoded by the coding sequence ATGCCCTCCCCTTGTCCTGGAATGAATCCCTACCTAGAGCACCCGGATCGGTGGTCAACAGTACATAACCGCTTGATTGTAGCGCTGGCGGATGCACTGACGCCGCAACTGTTGCCCAAGTACCAGGTTGATATTGAGAAACGCGTCTATGAAATCATAGGCGCTAATTCGCTGCTGGTGGGGCGACCTGATGTGTCAGTGCAACGGCCTCGCCGCCCTGCCCCAGAACAGCCAGGTAATGTAATCGTTTCTCAGCCTGCAGGGGAGCCAGTTAAGGTCATCGTGCCCATGTCGGAAGAAGTGCGCGAGGCCTATCTAGAAGTTAAAGAGGTAGCAACCCAGGCGGTCATCACTGCCATTGAAATTTTGTCCCCCAGTAATAAGCAGGGAGAAGGACGACAAAAATATGAGCAAAAGCGCCAGCAAGTTTTAAGTAGTCGCACTCATCTCGTTGAGATTGACCTTTTACGCGGGGGCAATCCTTTACCAACCTTGGGGATGGATGTACCCAGCCATTATCGAATTTTGGTGAGTCGTGCTGACCAGCGCCCCATGGCTGATCTGTATGCGTTTGACTTACCTGACCCGATTCCGGTGTTTACGCTGCCGCTACAGGCTGAAGATGAAGAACCGACAGTGTCACTTCAGGCACTCTTGACTGATATTTATGGGCGATCAGGCTACGACTACTTTATTGATTACACCACTGAACCCCTGCCACCGCTCTCGCAGGAATTCGCTACCTGGATGGATGGTTTACTCCGGGAAAAAGGGCTGCGATCGGCTTAG
- a CDS encoding Tc toxin subunit A-related protein: protein MKLTPQPQDMLLPFEGMGVDTLWELRLPKAANRFDFSTIADVLFTIEYTALDSFDYRQQVIQELGDRFSGDRAFSFRNDFADQWYDLNNPDCTATPMAVRFELQRSDFPPNLDNLKIQHVLLYFVRKDGETFEVPVGHLHFTEQNGIGKLGGGAQSIDGIISTRRGNAGSWLAMLGKSPFGEWELAFSDAPGVIVLPNGLRVRELFEQELIEDILFVVTFKGATPEWPT, encoded by the coding sequence TTGAAACTCACGCCCCAGCCTCAGGACATGTTGTTGCCCTTCGAAGGTATGGGCGTTGATACGTTGTGGGAACTACGCTTACCCAAAGCTGCCAACCGATTCGATTTCAGCACAATAGCCGATGTCCTCTTCACCATCGAATACACCGCCCTCGATAGCTTTGACTATCGCCAACAGGTTATTCAAGAATTGGGCGATCGGTTTAGTGGCGATCGCGCCTTCAGCTTCCGCAACGACTTCGCCGATCAGTGGTACGACCTCAACAATCCCGATTGCACCGCTACCCCCATGGCGGTCCGATTCGAGCTTCAACGCTCTGACTTTCCCCCCAACCTCGATAACCTCAAAATTCAGCATGTTCTGCTCTACTTTGTGCGCAAAGACGGCGAAACCTTTGAAGTACCTGTCGGTCACCTACACTTCACCGAGCAAAACGGTATCGGCAAACTTGGCGGTGGGGCGCAATCTATCGACGGTATCATCAGCACTCGCCGAGGCAACGCTGGAAGCTGGCTCGCCATGTTGGGCAAATCGCCCTTCGGTGAATGGGAGTTGGCCTTTTCCGACGCTCCTGGAGTCATCGTTTTGCCGAATGGTTTAAGAGTCCGCGAGCTATTCGAGCAAGAGCTGATCGAAGACATTCTCTTCGTTGTCACCTTTAAGGGCGCCACCCCAGAATGGCCGACCTAG
- a CDS encoding Tc toxin subunit A-related protein, producing the protein MSVPFVYSFFLQQATSMAKLAESQLGFERQETPPAFIQADYWEAPAGMEIGGDPHSAAPDRRGLTGSARLLQDIEQLDLYAFETNQRKLQLTKTLSLVQLSPGEFQIFRETGVLPFATAMEYFDRDFPGHYLRLITRVRTSVVALITPTDGIHATLSTTGLSRVVIGGTGFYQKIPVKRPPESVALTAAINATGLFETHAPASGHVVALRRYGR; encoded by the coding sequence ATGTCAGTGCCATTCGTGTATAGCTTCTTCTTGCAGCAGGCCACATCCATGGCTAAGCTGGCCGAAAGTCAGCTGGGCTTTGAACGGCAAGAGACACCGCCAGCCTTTATTCAGGCCGACTATTGGGAAGCCCCCGCCGGCATGGAAATCGGAGGCGACCCCCACAGCGCCGCTCCTGATCGGCGTGGCCTGACCGGCTCAGCCCGGCTCCTGCAAGATATTGAACAGCTCGATCTCTACGCCTTTGAAACCAACCAGCGCAAACTCCAGCTCACCAAAACCCTTTCCCTGGTACAGCTATCACCCGGTGAGTTCCAGATCTTTCGCGAGACTGGTGTGCTGCCCTTCGCAACCGCTATGGAATACTTCGACCGGGATTTTCCGGGGCATTATCTCCGCCTCATCACTCGGGTCCGAACTTCCGTGGTTGCTCTAATTACCCCCACAGATGGCATCCACGCGACCCTATCCACGACTGGCTTATCCCGCGTAGTCATCGGCGGCACCGGGTTCTACCAAAAGATTCCCGTTAAGCGTCCCCCCGAGTCCGTAGCCCTGACGGCAGCCATCAACGCCACCGGGTTATTTGAAACTCACGCCCCAGCCTCAGGACATGTTGTTGCCCTTCGAAGGTATGGGCGTTGA
- a CDS encoding IS4 family transposase, whose protein sequence is MMPNRAAVLKEQYQNSIGLPFSDVLPEAEIQAVLEAQGVTYRQVLYTPIVVLWSWLSQVLDSDSSLSHAVKRVTTWMRVAGLSVPSADTGAYSKARKRWPESIFPPLVKRVATALQAQVSPAQRWRGRVVRAFDATTILMSDTEVNQRAYPQHSNQKSGCGFPLLKLQVWFCVTTGAVLEVAMAPFRVSEWRLARHLYQTLCPEDVVVADSAYGTYVDLAGVTAMGADAVFRKHHQRRCDFRRGKKLGIGDHIVRWQRPKKCPHALSPEEFEALPEALEVREVYLSIQVPGFRPSNFVVVTTLIDPKRYPRAKLAQLYQLRWQAAEVNLRHLKTTLAMEMVAAKTPTMVTKSIWVHLLAYNLLRTLMWEAGADAEVGALRLSLQGTRQQFNHFRPELLHLSPSARPQGYQALLNAVRELIIPFRPHRSEPRVVKRRPKPFPRMQEPRSVAKAKLVA, encoded by the coding sequence ATGATGCCGAATCGTGCAGCAGTCCTCAAGGAGCAATACCAGAACAGCATCGGTCTACCGTTTAGCGATGTGCTGCCGGAAGCAGAGATTCAGGCGGTGCTGGAGGCCCAGGGAGTCACTTATCGCCAAGTGCTTTACACCCCGATAGTGGTGCTGTGGAGTTGGCTGTCGCAAGTTCTCGATTCGGACAGCAGTTTGAGCCATGCTGTCAAGCGCGTGACGACCTGGATGCGGGTGGCTGGATTGAGCGTGCCGTCGGCGGATACGGGCGCCTACAGCAAAGCCCGCAAACGCTGGCCCGAATCGATTTTTCCACCGCTTGTAAAGCGCGTCGCCACGGCTTTACAGGCGCAGGTATCCCCAGCTCAGCGGTGGCGCGGTCGGGTCGTGAGGGCGTTTGATGCGACGACGATTTTGATGAGCGATACCGAAGTGAATCAACGGGCGTATCCCCAGCACAGTAATCAAAAGAGCGGCTGTGGCTTTCCCCTCCTGAAGCTGCAAGTGTGGTTTTGTGTGACCACAGGAGCGGTATTGGAAGTCGCAATGGCTCCCTTTCGGGTCAGTGAATGGCGCTTAGCCCGTCACCTCTATCAGACGTTGTGCCCAGAGGATGTGGTGGTGGCCGATTCGGCTTACGGCACCTATGTCGATTTGGCTGGAGTCACCGCGATGGGAGCCGATGCCGTCTTTCGCAAGCATCATCAACGCCGTTGTGATTTCAGGCGCGGCAAAAAGCTAGGCATTGGCGACCACATCGTCCGGTGGCAGCGCCCGAAAAAATGTCCTCATGCCCTTTCACCGGAGGAGTTTGAGGCGTTGCCCGAGGCGCTTGAGGTGCGCGAAGTCTATCTCTCGATTCAAGTCCCTGGGTTTCGCCCGAGCAACTTTGTGGTAGTGACCACCTTGATAGACCCCAAACGCTATCCTAGAGCCAAATTGGCCCAACTCTATCAGTTGCGTTGGCAAGCCGCTGAAGTCAATCTCAGACATCTCAAAACCACCTTAGCCATGGAGATGGTTGCCGCCAAAACCCCTACCATGGTGACTAAAAGTATTTGGGTGCATTTGTTGGCCTACAATCTGCTGCGAACGCTGATGTGGGAAGCCGGCGCCGATGCCGAGGTCGGGGCTTTGCGGCTCTCCCTACAGGGCACGCGGCAACAATTCAATCATTTCCGACCCGAGTTGCTGCATCTCTCGCCATCTGCGCGACCGCAAGGCTACCAAGCCTTGTTAAACGCTGTGCGGGAGTTGATTATCCCTTTTCGACCGCACCGCTCAGAACCCCGAGTGGTCAAACGTCGCCCCAAACCGTTCCCCAGAATGCAAGAACCGCGCTCGGTTGCGAAAGCTAAACTAGTTGCTTGA
- a CDS encoding SpvB/TcaC N-terminal domain-containing protein, with product MSNKSGASNQIISLPQGGGALHGIGETFSPDLHTGTGNFTVPIALPPGRNGFQPELSLVYSTGNGNGVFGLGWGLSIPGVMRKTSKGIPRYDDRDTFVLSGAEDLVPVERSPGITRYQPRTEGLFARIEHHQDANHNYWKVWSKDGLISYYGTAEVPDGETDPAIIANPDSLRRDNVFAWKLSRTEDSFGNRIEYAYERDSGEDGPHHWDQLYLSRIQYADFGDREDPQFLVSVTFEYEDRLDPFSEYRSGFEIRMRRRCREIQVCTHADAERLVRTYRFSYLDQRDDLADLTQRLPLNGVSLLSQVQVTGHDWELQETLPALEFDYSRFEPLGRDFFPIEGRDLPAQSLASPDLELADLFGNGLPDILEMNGTVRYWRNLGNGRFDLPREMQTTPGGLTLADPGVQMIDANGDGRIDLLVTNERLSGYFPLRFGGLWDRKSFQKYDVAPSVNLESPDVQLVDLTGDGVTDAIRSGSRLECFFNDSHGGWTETRQVNRGDLEAFPNVNFSDPRVKWGDMTGDGLQDIVLVHDGNIEYWPNLGYGNWGKRVSMRNSPRYVYGYDPRRILIGDIDGDGLDDIVYVDHCKVILWINQSGNGWSDPIEIKGTPPVTDLDAVRLVDLLGTGISGVLWSADVRQLGRSHMYFLNFTGGVKPYLLNEMDNHMGSLTRVGYRSSIEFYLEDEVRPETRWKTNLPFPVQVVSRVEVIDQISQGKLTTEYKYHHGYWDGTEREFRGFGRVEQCDTEVFEAYNDVGLHGEAAPFLSVDGDRTKYFSPPLMTKTWFHQGPVGDEFGEWEEIDYSDEYWAGDPQVLARPQDVTEFLKGLPRRVKRDALRTLRGQVLRTELYALDATDRQDRPYTVTESVNGVREEAPPDPADRERLHIFFPFGWAQRTTQWERGEEPMTQVSFTTDYDDYGQSRLQASIAVPRERDFRVAQASAEPYLATQAVMTYAQRDDATRYMVDRTAHSETYEILNDGSSPLFALWETIRTGTVTRELIGQSFNYYDGDAFTGLPLGDLGDFGALVRTEALVLTETILQGAYRSGDTVLNPPELPPYLQPATVSNWSADYPQAFRDGVPQLAGYVFHAGDAHHERGYFVTAARQQYDFQTSTDGQGRGLLQMTRDPLGRDTTVTYDPFELLPLTVTDPIGLFTQAEYDYRVMQPSQVMDLNGNRQAFTFTPLGLLASTAVMGKANEAVGDTLAVPGTRLVYNFLAFEERQQPISVRTIQQEHHVNDTDVPLPQRDDAIATVEYSDGFGRLLQTRVQAEENVFGRMALT from the coding sequence GTGAGCAACAAGTCCGGAGCCTCGAATCAAATTATTTCTCTGCCTCAAGGGGGCGGAGCCCTGCACGGCATCGGCGAGACCTTTTCGCCAGACCTGCACACCGGCACAGGGAACTTTACGGTTCCCATAGCCCTGCCCCCTGGACGCAATGGGTTTCAGCCAGAGCTGAGTCTGGTCTACAGCACCGGCAATGGTAACGGCGTGTTTGGCCTGGGCTGGGGTCTCAGCATTCCTGGAGTGATGCGCAAGACGTCTAAGGGCATTCCCCGTTATGACGATCGCGACACCTTTGTTTTGTCCGGCGCAGAAGATTTGGTGCCGGTGGAGCGATCGCCCGGAATCACTCGCTACCAGCCCCGCACCGAGGGACTTTTTGCCCGCATCGAACATCACCAAGACGCCAACCACAACTATTGGAAAGTCTGGAGCAAAGACGGACTGATCAGTTATTACGGCACAGCTGAAGTTCCAGATGGGGAAACCGATCCGGCAATTATTGCCAATCCTGATTCGCTGCGCCGAGACAACGTCTTTGCCTGGAAGCTGTCTCGCACGGAAGATTCCTTTGGCAATCGCATCGAGTATGCGTATGAACGGGACTCGGGAGAAGACGGCCCCCATCACTGGGACCAGCTTTACTTGAGCCGCATTCAATATGCTGACTTTGGAGACCGAGAAGACCCGCAATTCTTAGTCTCTGTCACCTTCGAATACGAAGACCGTCTCGATCCGTTTTCGGAATATCGATCCGGGTTTGAAATCCGCATGCGCCGTCGCTGCCGGGAAATTCAGGTGTGCACCCACGCGGATGCAGAACGGCTGGTGCGGACTTATCGGTTTAGTTATTTAGACCAGCGGGATGATTTGGCAGATCTAACTCAGCGATTGCCGCTGAATGGTGTTTCCTTACTCAGTCAGGTGCAAGTTACTGGCCATGACTGGGAGCTGCAGGAAACCCTGCCAGCACTGGAGTTTGACTACAGTCGATTTGAGCCTTTAGGCAGAGACTTTTTCCCCATTGAAGGCAGAGACTTACCAGCCCAATCGCTGGCCAGCCCAGATCTGGAACTGGCTGATTTATTTGGCAATGGCCTACCGGACATCCTGGAGATGAACGGCACGGTGCGCTACTGGCGCAATCTGGGTAATGGGCGGTTTGATCTGCCCCGTGAGATGCAGACCACGCCGGGTGGTTTGACCCTGGCAGATCCCGGCGTACAGATGATTGATGCCAATGGGGATGGGCGCATTGATCTACTGGTCACCAACGAGCGACTCTCCGGCTATTTTCCCCTACGGTTTGGCGGCTTATGGGACCGCAAATCGTTCCAGAAATATGACGTGGCCCCCAGCGTTAACCTGGAGAGCCCAGATGTGCAGTTGGTCGATTTGACCGGAGATGGGGTCACCGATGCCATCCGCTCTGGCAGTCGGCTGGAGTGTTTCTTTAACGACTCCCATGGGGGCTGGACGGAGACCCGCCAAGTCAATCGGGGTGATCTAGAAGCCTTCCCCAATGTCAATTTTTCTGACCCACGGGTGAAGTGGGGCGATATGACCGGGGATGGCCTGCAGGATATTGTGCTGGTCCATGACGGCAATATCGAGTACTGGCCCAACCTGGGCTATGGCAACTGGGGCAAGCGAGTTTCCATGCGCAATAGCCCCCGCTATGTCTATGGCTATGACCCCCGGCGGATTTTGATTGGCGACATTGATGGTGATGGGCTGGATGACATTGTTTATGTCGATCACTGCAAGGTGATCCTGTGGATCAACCAGAGCGGCAATGGTTGGAGCGACCCGATTGAGATTAAGGGCACGCCCCCCGTAACTGACCTGGACGCGGTGCGGCTGGTGGATTTGCTGGGGACGGGCATCAGCGGCGTGTTGTGGAGTGCGGATGTGCGGCAGCTGGGCCGCAGCCACATGTACTTTCTGAACTTCACAGGGGGAGTCAAGCCCTACCTGCTGAATGAGATGGATAACCACATGGGGTCGCTGACTCGAGTGGGCTATCGATCGTCGATCGAGTTTTATCTGGAGGATGAGGTCCGCCCCGAAACTCGCTGGAAAACCAATCTGCCATTTCCGGTGCAGGTGGTCTCGCGGGTGGAGGTGATTGACCAGATTTCCCAGGGCAAACTGACCACGGAATATAAGTATCACCACGGCTATTGGGATGGAACCGAGCGAGAGTTTCGTGGCTTTGGTCGGGTGGAGCAGTGCGATACCGAAGTGTTTGAGGCGTACAACGACGTAGGGCTGCACGGCGAAGCTGCTCCTTTTTTATCTGTGGACGGCGATCGCACCAAATATTTCTCGCCGCCGCTCATGACAAAGACCTGGTTTCATCAGGGACCGGTGGGAGACGAGTTTGGTGAGTGGGAAGAGATTGACTACAGCGATGAGTATTGGGCAGGCGACCCGCAGGTGCTGGCGCGTCCTCAAGATGTCACAGAGTTCTTGAAAGGATTACCGCGACGAGTAAAGCGAGATGCGCTGCGGACGCTGCGAGGACAGGTGCTGCGGACAGAACTCTATGCCCTAGATGCTACGGATCGCCAAGACCGACCCTACACCGTGACGGAATCGGTAAATGGGGTGCGGGAAGAAGCACCTCCTGACCCTGCGGACAGGGAACGGCTGCATATTTTCTTCCCCTTTGGATGGGCTCAGCGCACCACCCAATGGGAGCGGGGTGAAGAGCCCATGACTCAGGTCAGCTTTACCACGGACTACGACGACTATGGGCAGTCGCGGCTGCAGGCCAGCATTGCCGTGCCGAGGGAACGAGATTTTCGAGTGGCGCAGGCCTCAGCAGAGCCCTATCTGGCGACTCAGGCGGTGATGACCTATGCCCAGCGGGACGATGCCACTCGCTACATGGTGGACCGCACAGCTCACAGCGAAACCTACGAAATTCTCAATGACGGCAGCTCACCGCTGTTTGCCCTGTGGGAGACGATTCGCACGGGAACGGTAACACGGGAGTTGATTGGCCAAAGCTTCAACTACTACGACGGCGATGCTTTCACGGGCCTGCCCCTGGGAGACCTGGGAGATTTTGGGGCGCTGGTTCGTACAGAAGCCCTGGTGCTGACAGAAACCATTCTGCAGGGGGCGTATCGCAGCGGTGACACGGTGCTGAATCCACCAGAGCTGCCGCCTTATCTACAGCCAGCGACAGTCTCGAATTGGAGTGCTGACTATCCTCAAGCTTTCCGGGATGGAGTTCCCCAGCTAGCGGGCTATGTCTTTCATGCGGGGGATGCCCATCATGAACGGGGCTATTTCGTTACCGCTGCTCGCCAGCAGTATGACTTTCAGACCAGTACCGATGGTCAAGGGCGGGGACTGTTGCAGATGACTCGTGACCCGTTGGGGCGAGATACTACCGTCACCTATGACCCATTTGAGCTGCTGCCCCTGACAGTGACTGACCCGATTGGTCTTTTTACCCAAGCGGAATACGACTACCGGGTGATGCAGCCCTCCCAGGTGATGGATCTAAACGGGAATCGGCAGGCCTTTACCTTTACACCGTTGGGATTGCTGGCCAGTACAGCCGTCATGGGGAAAGCCAACGAGGCGGTAGGAGACACCCTGGCGGTGCCCGGTACCCGACTGGTCTATAACTTTTTAGCCTTTGAGGAGCGACAGCAGCCAATTTCGGTACGCACGATTCAGCAGGAGCACCATGTCAATGACACCGATGTGCCCTTACCCCAACGGGATGATGCGATCGCAACGGTGGAGTATTCCGATGGCTTTGGGCGACTGCTGCAAACCCGAGTGCAGGCGGAGGAAAACGTCTTTGGTAGAATGGCACTGACATAA